One region of Quercus lobata isolate SW786 chromosome 2, ValleyOak3.0 Primary Assembly, whole genome shotgun sequence genomic DNA includes:
- the LOC115966057 gene encoding protein FAR1-RELATED SEQUENCE 5-like, with protein MAEVVPGIHTPPLQLTNIDQDIRADEELQDVENLLGMVVHSEEEAYKLYNDYAIRIGFSVRKEKLRYAKNGVRQREYVCSKEGFPRDGDHLDDKKFKRLQTRTGCEAIRFTVTNGEWKVTHFNSNHNHELAKPEERPFLRSNRKITDAQLGVIRTFKEAGIRTVSTYSYLVEEAGGFENVGFIKRDCYNAVNKHKLINVEAGDAQSLVNHFKQKQAEDPMFFYAIQVDQENRMTNFFWRDGRSRIDYNSFGDVICFDTTYRTNKYNMICAPFVGVNHHWKNVLFGCAFLLDETTASFTWLFETFLESMGNQKPKTIFTDQCQAMKNAIRVVLPDTCHRLCLWHISKNAAENLPRHYGNPEFKSKFNKILYNCETEIEFQSCWDALLRDYNLVGNK; from the exons ATGGCTGAAGTAGTTCCTGGAATCCACACACCACCATTGCAACTAACCAATATTGATCAAG ATATTAGAGCTGATGAAGAACTACAAGATGTTGAAAATTTGCTTGGAATGGTGGTGCACAGTGAGGAGGAAGCATATAAATTGTATAATGATTATGCTATACGAATTGGGTTTAGCGTTCGAAAAGAAAAACTCAGATATGCAAAAAATGGTGTAAGACAGAGAGAGTATGTGTGTTCGAAAGAAGGATTTCCACGAGATGGTGACCATTTGGATGATAAGAAATTCAAAAGATTACAAACTAGGACTGGTTGTGAAGCTATCAGGTTTACAGTGACAAATGGTGAGTGGAAGGTTACTCATTTCAATTCTAATCATAATCATGAGCTTGCAAAGCCTGAAGAAAGACCGTTTTTAAGGTCGAATCGAAAAATAACTGATGCTCAGTTAGGTGTAATAAGAACTTTTAAAGAAGCGGGCATAAGAACAGTAAGTACATATTCCTATTTAGTTGAGGAAGCTGGGGGATTTGAAAATGTTGGGTTTATAAAACGAGATTGCTATAATGCGGTGAACAAGCATAAGTTAATCAATGTTGAGGCTGGAGATGCTCAAAgtttagtaaaccattttaaaCAAAAGCAAGCAGAAGATCCTATGTTTTTTTATGCAATTCAAGTTGATCAAGAAAATcgaatgacaaattttttttggagagatggTAGATCAAGAATTGATTATAACTCTTTTGGAGATGTTATATGTTTTGACACTACATATCGAACTAACAAGTATAATATGATATGTGCCCCATTTGTAGGTGTCAACCATCATTGGAAGAATGTACTTTTTGGTTGTGCATTTCTATTGGATGAAACAACTGCTTCGTTTACTTGGTTGTTTGAAACATTCTTGGAATCAATGGgaaatcaaaaaccaaagacAATTTTTACTGACCAATGTCAAGCAATGAAGAATGCCATAAGAGTTGTGCTTCCTGATACTTGTCATCGCCTATGCTTATGGCATATCTCAAAAAATGCTGCAGAAAATTTACCAAGGCATTATGGGAATCCTGAATTTAAGAGTAAGTTTAATAAGATTCTTTATAATTGTGAGACAGAAATAGAGTTTCAGTCTTGTTGGGATGCCTTGCTCAGAGATTACAATTTGGTGGGTAATAAGTGA